One genomic region from Thermoplasmata archaeon encodes:
- a CDS encoding DUF92 domain-containing protein has protein sequence MALENVLLSALLCFIIGVIAYWKHVLDFEGTITAFLVGFPIGIASIPWLALLLLFLIASFGATKFKFETKKKLGVQEGKRGERSWRNVLANGVVPMFLGVAYSFGLPEIREAIVFMYLTALAVAASDTLASEIGVLSDRVYLITNFKRVKQGTNGGISLLGELWAFNGSLFVSVVGLGFLALFGEIEFNLLNLLLISGLGFLGCQLDSLFGAVLENKRLLTKGTNNLLSIGCTIIIAVVILWLI, from the coding sequence ATGGCACTTGAGAATGTTCTACTTAGTGCTTTGCTATGCTTTATTATCGGAGTAATTGCATACTGGAAGCATGTGCTGGATTTTGAGGGCACGATCACTGCGTTCCTTGTGGGTTTTCCAATTGGTATTGCGAGCATTCCTTGGCTTGCCCTGCTTCTACTCTTCCTCATTGCCAGTTTCGGCGCAACAAAGTTCAAATTTGAGACCAAGAAAAAACTGGGTGTTCAGGAGGGAAAAAGGGGAGAGCGGAGCTGGAGGAATGTGCTTGCAAATGGCGTTGTCCCGATGTTTCTTGGGGTTGCCTATTCATTCGGCTTACCAGAAATACGCGAAGCCATTGTGTTCATGTATCTCACCGCCCTGGCTGTCGCTGCTTCAGACACACTTGCAAGCGAAATTGGAGTGCTTTCTGACAGGGTTTACCTAATAACAAATTTTAAGCGGGTGAAGCAGGGCACAAATGGAGGTATTTCTTTGCTTGGTGAACTCTGGGCGTTTAATGGAAGCTTGTTTGTATCTGTTGTGGGGCTTGGTTTCCTTGCTTTGTTCGGTGAAATAGAGTTCAACTTGCTTAATCTACTTTTGATTTCAGGATTGGGTTTCTTAGGGTGCCAGCTTGACAGTTTGTTTGGTGCAGTGCTTGAGAACAAGAGGTTGCTAACAAAAGGCACAAATAATCTTCTCTCTATCGGGTGCACGATAATAATTGCGGTGGTGATACTGTGGCTGATTTAG